One Eremothecium cymbalariae DBVPG#7215 chromosome 2, complete sequence DNA window includes the following coding sequences:
- the SYM1 gene encoding ethanol metabolism protein (similar to Ashbya gossypii AFR120C) → MSSLLRFYSSSLKTHPKTTNAMMTGVLFGIGDIIAQLQFADTPDTNYNPMRTLRPFIYGAFIFSFIGDKWYRILNTKIKISGKPTDHWMNTVARVVFDQLFFAPVGIPFYFSVMTLMEGGSFLQVKERLNEIWWSTLVTNWAIWPAFQFCNFSLLPVQHRLLAANLMSIFWNTFLSYTNAHSSPVDKD, encoded by the coding sequence ATGAGCAGCTTACTTAGATTCtattcatcttctttaaagaCACACCCTAAGACTACAAATGCTATGATGACAGGTGTGCTATTTGGAATTGGTGATATTATAGCACAGTTGCAGTTTGCTGATACGCCAGATACAAACTATAATCCTATGAGGACTCTGCGGCCGTTTATCTATGGTGCTTTTATCTTTTCATTTATCGGTGATAAGTGGTATAGGATATTGAACACTAAGATCAAAATAAGTGGCAAACCTACGGACCACTGGATGAATACGGTAGCAAGAGTAGTGTTTgatcaacttttttttgCTCCTGTTGGCATCCCATTTTACTTCAGTGTGATGACATTGATGGAGGGAGGGTCTTTTTTACAAGTTAAGGAGAGGTTGAATGAGATTTGGTGGTCAACGCTTGTTACTAACTGGGCTATCTGGCCGGCATTCCagttttgtaatttttcattattgcCAGTGCAGCACAGATTATTGGCTGCCAATTTAATGTCAATCTTTTGGAATACCTTTTTATCGTACACTAATGCTCACTCATCTCCTGTCGATAAGGATTAA
- the CQD2 gene encoding Cqd2p (similar to Ashbya gossypii AFR119C), with amino-acid sequence MSTRLLTLGRMNPAITCPRISQSVILRPRQFSSSRIIRSSGIQAFSHDVRDKRRVFTWKRLLMLSLATGTILYHTNDTTHQLVRHISVTAKRVGVVFVATLRCSYNYKSVLSKQYETEEERLAALSRCHKTCAEITLHALETNGGIFIKLGQHIGAMTYMLPPEWTTTMIPLQDKCPQSTLKEIDDMFRHDLKQGLTDVFESFDPTPIGVASLAQVHIATLKGTGEKVAVKCQHPGLKEFVPLDVMLTQIVFNALDFIFQDYSMTWLSDELRNSIYVELDFTKEAQNAVDTTSYFYKYLKETALRIPKVISAAKRILILEFINGERLDNVSYLDENNISRSEVSSCLAHIFNNMIFTPDVGIHCDPHGGNLAIRALKEPRAGHNFEVVLYDHGLYRFPPTEMRRDYAKFWLALLDKDTDGMRKYAKKFANITDEQFPIFAAAITGRSIDTALNYDISKVRSSEEIETMKNAIIKGKLLIDIMSMLSTIPKMVLLILKTNDLTRHLDECLENPLGPERTFLILSQYCAKTVYQEVCENIDRMYVRWSIRWVFNEIKAWITYQRRKNQLVVFDIVLWWKNHIL; translated from the coding sequence ATGAGTACGAGGTTGTTGACTTTAGGTCGAATGAATCCAGCGATCACATGCCCAAGAATTTCTCAATCAGTTATCTTGCGACCACGGCAGTTCTCTAGTAGTAGGATTATCAGGAGCTCTGGAATACAAGCCTTTTCGCATGATGTGAGGGATAAGAGGCGGGTTTTTACATGGAAGAGGCTTTTGATGCTTAGTTTGGCGACTGGGacaatattatatcataCAAACGACACAACGCATCAATTGGTAAGACATATTTCCGTAACAGCCAAACGTGTTGGTGTTGTATTTGTAGCAACTTTACGGTGTTCTTATAACTATAAAAGTGTGCTTTCGAAGCAGTATGAAACTGAGGAAGAACGCTTGGCAGCGTTATCGCGTTGCCACAAGACATGTGCGGAGATAACGTTGCATGCATTGGAAACCAACGGTGGtatattcatcaaattAGGGCAACATATAGGTGCTATGACTTATATGTTGCCGCCGGAATGGACGACCACTATGATCCCATTACAAGACAAATGTCCACAGTCGACCTTAAAAGAGATCGATGACATGTTCAGACATGATTTGAAGCAGGGATTGACTGATGtatttgaaagttttgaTCCCACACCGATTGGGGTTGCATCATTGGCACAAGTGCATATTGCCACCTTAAAGGGGACAGGTGAAAAGGTGGCAGTGAAGTGTCAGCACCCAGGACTAAAGGAATTTGTACCTTTGGATGTGATGTTAACGCAGATCGTTTTCAATGCATTAGATTTCATCTTTCAAGACTATTCAATGACATGGCTTAGTGATGAGTTGCGAAACTCTATATATGTCGAGCTAGACTTTACTAAAGAGGCTCAAAACGCTGTTGATACCACAAGTTATttttacaaatatttgaaagaaactGCACTAAGGATTCCTAAGGTTATATCTGCAGCCAAAAGAATTCTGATATTAGAATTTATTAATGGGGAAAGATTAGACAACGTGAGCTACTTGGATGAAAACAATATCTCGCGGTCTGAAGTATCATCGTGCTTGGCTCAcatctttaataatatgaTATTCACGCCAGATGTTGGGATTCATTGCGATCCTCATGGAGGAAATCTAGCAATAAGAGCTCTCAAAGAACCGCGCGCCGGGCACAATTTCGAAGTAGTGTTATATGACCACGGATTATATCGTTTCCCCCCCACGGAGATGAGACGCGATTATGCAAAGTTTTGGCTTGCTCTGTTAGACAAGGACACTGATGGAATGAGGAAATATGCTAAAAAATTTGCTAATATCACTGATGAACAATTCCCCATATTCGCTGCTGCAATTACTGGAAGGTCCATAGATACAGCCTTGAACTATGACATCTCAAAAGTCAGATCCTCTGAAGAGATCGAGACAATGAAAAATGCTATAATAAAGGGGAAGCTTCTAATTGATATAATGAGCATGTTATCCACAATCCCAAAAATGGTCTTATTAATCCTAAAAACTAATGATTTGACACGACATTTGGATGAGTGTCTCGAAAACCCTTTGGGACCTGAGAGaacttttttgattttatcaCAGTATTGCGCTAAGACGGTGTATCAGGAGGTGTGCGAAAATATCGATCGCATGTATGTGCGATGGTCAATTCGGTGGGTTTTCAATGAAATTAAAGCTTGGATCACGTATCAAAGGAGAAAGAACCAACTAGTTGTTTTCGATATAGTGCTATGGTGGAAAAACCATATCTTGTAG
- the NDL1 gene encoding Ndl1p (similar to Ashbya gossypii AFR118W), protein MDKIKSLDQAWDVIKTLQQQLADLDTTGKEYEFQLEQTIEVLRRELEEVQHHATETITKLEIQIDELQEQNRQWESKYISEREQNGHLIQDKLILQCELEQMKEEVARIRIDEQYDVDSNSDSDKSSSPTTPDSMSPSGLGPPLASPIAFDRPMASSNVGSSISVKNRLPIENIIGLPSQHHSSCSPQIRVMFKGASLMLQSMIGDDSKMIVPSLSQATVMATTSSQTPKR, encoded by the coding sequence ATGGACAAGATTAAATCCTTGGATCAAGCATGGGATGTAATCAAGAcgttgcagcagcagcttgCGGACTTAGACACCACAGGCAAGGAATACGAATTCCAGTTAGAGCAGACAATAGAGGTTCTAAGACGAGAACTAGAAGAAGTACAACATCATGCTACCGAAACTATTACCAAGCTAGAGATCCAAATTGATGAGCTACAAGAACAGAATCGCCAATGGGAatctaaatatattagtGAACGAGAACAAAATGGACATCTAATACAGGATAAACTCATCCTTCAATGTGAATTAGAGCAAATGAAAGAAGAGGTAGCAAGGATACGGATAGATGAACAATATGATGTTGATTCCAATAGTGATTCAGACAAGAGTTCATCTCCAACCACTCCAGATTCAATGAGCCCGAGTGGTCTTGGACCTCCATTAGCGTCCCCTATAGCATTTGATCGCCCGATGGCCTCGTCAAATGTCGGCTCATCTATATCTGTGAAAAACCGTCTGCCTatagaaaatattattggGCTACCAAGCCAACACCACTCATCTTGTTCACCGCAAATCAGAGTCATGTTCAAGGGGGCCTCTTTGATGCTACAATCTATGATCGGCGATGATTCCAAAATGATTGTGCCGAGTTTGAGCCAGGCCACTGTGATGGCCACGACGTCGTCTCAAACTCCAAAAcgataa
- a CDS encoding uncharacterized protein (similar to Saccharomyces cerevisiae YGL159W), which translates to MERVIVSDDEVRKFFLGISSEGLKRQLDGLEHGLSKYSENPSIVPRRLLQRTSDGSTLHMYMPVVDTEYSGIKMLGYNENGGSGIIGCINVTDGRSGQLVGCVEAKELTGVRTALASCIVLRHQLDKLRTDGVEITMFGSGLQAFWHIFIVGKLLRGDNNKRDLKVNIIYRQHPLQLDVLAKEIDGTVFKQVLLSDQNAVDQALLSSDIIFCCTASLNPLISLKQLQIERIGSNPVKHTYISLIGSYNSTMHECDQDLIKEFQHRDVKILVDSKEHTLIEAGELNLAKVQPNQVLEIGAFPGTGNVFCPISPHTTITLCKIVGLGIMDICVSKNMLKMLSDRAAM; encoded by the coding sequence ATGGAAAGGGTCATTGTGTCTGATGATGAGGTTAGGAAGttctttcttggaatttCTTCAGAGGGATTAAAAAGACAGTTGGACGGGCTCGAACATGGTCTAAGCAAGTATTCAGAGAACCCTAGCATTGTTCCCAGACGGTTATTGCAAAGGACTAGCGATGGAAGCACCttacatatgtatatgcCAGTGGTTGATACAGAGTATAGTGGAATAAAGATGTTAGGGTACAATGAAAACGGCGGATCTGGTATTATAGGGTGCATTAATGTCACTGATGGAAGGAGTGGGCAGTTAGTTGGATGTGTGGAAGCAAAGGAATTGACTGGCGTTAGAACAGCATTAGCAAGCTGTATTGTTCTAAGACATCAATTGGATAAGCTTCGTACCGATGGGGTTGAAATCACGATGTTCGGAAGTGGATTGCAGGCCTTTTGGCACATTTTTATCGTTGGGAAGTTGTTAAGGGGAGATAATAACAAGAGAGATCTGAAGgtaaatattatatataggcAGCATCCCCTTCAATTGGATGTTTTAGCCAAGGAAATTGATGGAACTGTCTTTAAGCAGGTTTTACTAAGTGATCAGAACGCAGTTGATCAAGCATTACTTAGCAGCGACATTATCTTTTGTTGCACCGCATCATTGAATCCTttaatatctttgaaaCAACTACAAATCGAAAGAATTGGCTCTAATCCAGTAAAGCACACCTATATATCTCTTATTGGATCTTACAATTCTACCATGCACGAGTGTGATCAGGATTTAATAAAGGAATTTCAACACCGCGATGTTAAGATCTTGGTTGACTCCAAAGAACATACCCTGATAGAAGCTGGTGAACTGAACTTAGCTAAGGTACAGCCAAATCAAGTATTAGAAATAGGGGCATTTCCGGGAACTGGAAACGTGTTCTGTCCAATTTCCCCACACACGACTATCACTTTATGTAAGATTGTGGGCCTAGGCATTATGGATATCTGTGTCAGTAAAAATATGCTAAAGATGCTATCAGATAGAGCGGCTATGTAA
- the HAP1 gene encoding Hap1p (similar to Ashbya gossypii AFR117C) translates to MSSPGGTAKRKRNRIPLSCTICRKRKVRCDKTKPHCTQCVKTGVVHLCHYMEQSWAGEAEKELSKDAVIKQLQDRVKYLEKMFSIMHKDGTVDMDIGGIDIGGDTNMSDNLEEKRSGLNQQSPRLSFETEKNRYDDDELDLTRQFDMLHLKTNGTVHLGATHWLAIMKGDPYLRLLWGHLFAVREKLIEWRSHNKHTSRSIGTYLSSEKSLASLANIRRSTPTPDKPKEKCSDVRTCLQPVCPIAQHGKGAKKQEREDIQGRCPISGASGSNPSLALPSFQDFAARCPSVQNIPPVARSSPDLKSRIEGTYMSHAEATKILAELLPPKRIINMFLDRFFKYLYPAISILDEPALRNEVNQIILDSKDKVVIKVSKPTDYCTLGILTLILRLTWLSLPQNSCTIELGSQCSQFIMPEATMSSNVQAKDDPILIKYETILDAITLIRKHLIHFDELSSFSNTNVNLATVQFAIIYKIFLLCFPESIQEPNHSSFATAGQDNETHQILLSSIVQMAFSYGLHRDPDNFPQLNNHFVNGKLNKDAMASTERLKHTWRKIWFFIVSLDVNQSLYLGSPRLLRNLNDFSDTKLPSSSKIDYVKDIKELIVVKNFTLFFQIDMCIISVLNHILNVSLAKSVKKYQLDSLISLLRDLCEGKRSINDVLTGLINKGLLSKAEGTCQLFTDDIYTLPTMEQILYPTRSFDTEKDKNYLLPHEMTTNALFFSKHIMLRMLLFLLNYILFTQYEPKGNEDPGVRPLARKYAQEAMDFAMDGYCNSLLFFNSTKSGGGSVLSIFSYMEVLLTPVCLDMGHRALQFMVCLVLRAECGPLDGVSESPIVGNIASSSDDDESSSSEDKNFAKENSSDVQDDVTKPIRLDAVEQLADILMNRMVLFYKLTKQISSKYLHATRMAKSTGFFITLLTKPSQEHKKKPLDKNNLPRLHDLGISSITGFFKNVPSLVLSAGGESLRRCPVYQDAIGVLLPRKMSNTNHTVCQPMPTTSVTSGVGAEFSLPPIKAYQPITYTSNDLRKTSAIRGKPNKKRKVAGADPHSTSPIKVLQKSTSPSNYSSPEVGNNTSLPPPSSQLASGSATFNMISPSQSSSAKLVDVEEKRSFFANYQPPTKIPECSSSTADYNPDFEDFLMQSSNFNGLMINPSSIIEAVGFDHYGANPDPSNMLNTDLLPIDDIGIIDMQQNNDFAAYL, encoded by the coding sequence ATGTCTAGTCCTGGAGGAACTGCGAAGAGGAAAAGGAATAGGATTCCCTTAAGTTGTACAATATGCCGAAAACGAAAGGTGAGGTGTGATAAGACAAAACCACATTGTACGCAGTGTGTTAAGACAGGGGTGGTACATTTATGTCATTATATGGAACAATCATGGGCAGGTGAGGCAGAAAAGGAGTTATCTAAAGATGCGGTTATAAAACAACTCCAAGATCGGGTGAagtatttggaaaaaatgTTCTCTATTATGCATAAAGATGGGACAGTGGATATGGATATCGGAGGTATAGATATTGGAGGTGATACAAATATGTCTGATAATTTGGAGGAGAAGCGAAGTGGGTTAAATCAACAGTCGCCCAGATTATCATTCGAAACTGAGAAAAACAGAtacgatgatgatgaattagatTTAACTAGGCAGTTTGATATGCTACATTTAAAAACTAATGGGACAGTACATCTAGGTGCTACTCACTGGTTGGCGATTATGAAGGGGGATCCTTACTTGAGGCTTCTGTGGGGTCACTTATTTGCTGTTAGGGAGAAGCTAATAGAATGGCGTTCTCACAATAAACATACTTCACGTAGTATTGGTACCTATTTATCCTCAGAAAAGTCGTTAGCTTCCCTTGCTAATATACGTCGATCAACTCCGACGCCTGATAAACCAAAAGAGAAGTGCTCGGATGTCAGGACGTGTTTACAGCCTGTATGTCCCATAGCTCAACACGGTAAAGGAGCTAAAAAACAAGAACGAGAGGATATTCAAGGCAGATGTCCAATATCTGGTGCTTCAGGCAGCAATCCATCACTAGCACTGCCATCCTTTCAAGATTTTGCGGCTAGATGTCCTTCAGTGCAGAATATTCCACCTGTTGCACGGTCATCACCAGATTTAAAGAGTAGAATAGAGGGAACATACATGAGTCATGCGGAGGCTACAAAAATTCTTGCCGAGTTATTGCCTCCAAAGAGGATTATCAATATGTTCCTTGAcagatttttcaaatatctaTACCCTGCAATATCTATTTTAGATGAACCAGCACTTAGAAATGAAGTCAATCAAATTATTCTAGATTCGAAAGATAAAGTGGTAATAAAGGTGTCAAAACCAACAGACTATTGTACTTTAGGTATCCTTACACTGATCTTGAGGTTAACGTGGTTATCGCTTCCGCAGAATTCATGTACCATAGAGCTAGGGTCTCAGTGTTCTCAATTCATAATGCCTGAAGCTACAATGTCATCTAATGTGCAAGCAAAGGATGATCCCATTCtaataaaatatgaaaCAATCTTAGACGCGATTACTTTGATCCGTAAGCATTTGATacattttgatgaattgaGCAGTTTCTCAAACACAAACGTGAACCTAGCAACTGTCCAGTTTGCTATCATTTATAAGATATTCCTGCTATGTTTCCCTGAGAGTATACAAGAACCAAATCACTCATCATTTGCAACAGCAGGTCAAGATAATGAGACACATCAGATTTTATTATCAAGCATTGTCCAAATGGCTTTTAGTTATGGTTTACATCGGGATCCAGATAATTTTCCACAACTCAATAATCACTTTGTGAATGGGAAACTAAATAAAGATGCAATGGCAAGTACTGAAAGACTAAAGCATACTTGGAGAAAGATTTGGTTCTTTATCGTTTCATTGGATGTGAACCAGTCATTGTATTTGGGTTCACCAAGACTGCTCAGGAACTTAAATGACTTCTCAGATACCAAACTTCCCTCCTCTTCGAAGATAGACTACGTGAAAGACATTAAGGAGCTCATTGTTGTAAAGAACTTCAcgcttttttttcaaatagaCATGTGCATTATTTCGGTTTTGAATCATATACTAAACGTTTCTTTGGCAAAATCTGTCAAGAAATATCAACTAGATTCTTTAATCTCGTTATTGAGAGACCTCTGTGAAGGTAAAAGATCCATAAATGATGTTCTAACTGGACTAATTAATAAGGGTTTATTGTCAAAAGCTGAAGGTACTTGTCAGCTGTTTACCGACGATATTTATACCTTGCCAACTATGGAACAAATACTCTACCCTACACGGAGTTTTGATACGGAAAAGGATAAAAATTATTTACTACCTCATGAAATGACAACTAACGCTCTATTTTTTTCGAAACATATTATGCTGAGAATGTTGTTGTTCCTGCTAAATTATATCCTATTTACGCAGTACGAACCAAAGGGGAATGAAGATCCAGGAGTCCGACCTTTGGCTCGTAAATACGCCCAAGAGGCAATGGATTTTGCGATGGATGGCTATTGTAATTCCCTTCTATTCTTTAACAGTACTAAAAGTGGTGGAGGCTCTGTTTTATCCATTTTTAGTTATATGGAAGTGTTGTTGACTCCAGTATGTTTGGATATGGGGCATCGTGCATTACAGTTCATGGTTTGCTTGGTACTACGTGCTGAATGTGGTCCCTTGGATGGTGTAAGTGAATCGCCAATTGTTGGGAATATTGCCAGTTCCagcgatgatgatgaatctAGTAGTAGTGAAGATAAGAATTTTGCAAAGGAAAACTCTTCGGATGTGCAAGATGACGTTACGAAACCTATTAGACTTGATGCTGTAGAGCAGCTTGCTgatattttgatgaataGAATGGTCTTGTTTTACAAACTAACTAAACAGATATCTTCTAAATATTTACATGCTACCAGAATGGCGAAATCAACCGGGTTTTTTATTACGTTACTCACAAAACCATCTCAAGAACATAAAAAAAAGCCTCTagataaaaacaatttgcCCCGTCTCCATGATTTAGGAATTTCAAGCATTACCggtttttttaaaaatgttcCATCTTTAGTACTTTCAGCTGGAGGTGAATCTTTACGAAGGTGTCCAGTTTATCAGGATGCAATTGGTGTATTATTGCCCAGGAAGATGTCTAATACAAACCACACAGTATGCCAACCAATGCCCACAACCTCTGTTACCTCTGGAGTCGGTGCTGAATTCTCATTGCCTCCAATTAAGGCTTACCAGCCCATAACTTACACCAGCAATGATCTACGTAAAACTTCTGCTATCAGAGGCAAGCCGAATAAAAAACGTAAGGTTGCAGGAGCTGACCCCCATTCAACCTCGCCAATAAAAGTCCTGCAAAAATCAACCTCACCATCGAATTATAGTTCTCCTGAAGTGGGAAATAATACCTCATTACCCCCACCTTCGTCGCAATTAGCATCGGGGAGTGCTACTTTTAACATGATATCTCCCTCCCAAAGTTCTTCTGCAAAGTTAGTGGATGTTGAGGAAAAACGATCTTTCTTTGCTAATTATCAACCACCAACGAAGATTCCTGAatgttcatcatcaacagcGGACTATAATCCAGATTTTGAGGATTTCTTAATGCAAAGTTCCAACTTTAACGGTCTGATGATAAACCCATCGAGCATTATTGAAGCCGTTGGTTTCGACCACTATGGGGCCAATCCAGATCCTAGCAATATGCTAAATACAGATCTGTTGCCAATTGATGATATAGGAATTATTGATATGCAGCAAAACAACGATTTTGCGGCTTATCTGTGA
- the AIM14 gene encoding putative metalloreductase (similar to Ashbya gossypii AFR116W) gives MSVRLTKKHGDTHYANIPYGYYTFGVTFCFIFGLILVRKFCSVKSSKSKSRLVRSIVDASPIVYVPTLILVLGVPFVHHYSLRHDAAVYMKRLGRVSYILIFLNSFLTIRPNYVLSDYTYAQLIPLHIWLSRFIVILGLVHGACFVVKWVLDNNVSAMEKLFSNTWNFVGFVVWLFILLLLFASTGPIRRYSYNTFFVIHQLGQWAMCLLIPVHARPGVAWPYLAAIGSIYLVEFVSKVSLSHSANVISKITNYEQGTKLVRVLLPRVVMPERFAVGSHLRISSYRKLHPLYWFLPSHPFTVASLPDDGHVELIVREHNNFTFQLGSFYTVVNHYEGISSEKLAKAKRVAIVVGGAGISLGLPIFRYLKQQGDIDYIKFVWMVRNESEMHVIDDKQGIDVFVTQGAPDLDNAAVYSTSDTREDHIEHFELESLDDIDMEASNLDESGALIGNKPFSATDNAKIKYGCRINWSVELASFVNRPTYLNHLLIVCGPKGLVNDGEAYAEANAVDIYKELYVL, from the coding sequence ATGAGTGTTCGACTTACTAAGAAGCACGGGGATACTCATTATGCTAATATTCCATATGGGTATTATACATTTGGTGTAACATTCTGTTTTATATTTGGTTTAATTCTAGTGCGCAAATTCTGTTCGGTTAAgtcatcaaaatcaaagaGCAGACTTGTCAGAAGCATTGTTGATGCATCTCCAATAGTTTATGTTCCCACGTTAATCCTGGTTCTAGGTGTTCCTTTTGTTCATCATTATTCCCTTCGTCATGATGCTGCTGTGTATATGAAGCGGTTGGGAAGGGTATCatatattttgatatttttgaatagttTCCTTACTATTAGACCAAATTACGTTTTGTCTGATTATACATATGCTCAGCTAATACCATTACATATTTGGTTGTCGCGTTTTATTGTGATCCTGGGGTTGGTGCATGGTGCGTGTTTTGTTGTAAAGTGGGTACTTGACAATAATGTGTCTGCTAtggaaaaattgttttCCAATACATGGAATTTTGTGGGATTTGTGGTTTggttatttatattattgttactATTTGCCTCCACTGGTCCTATAAGAAGATATTCATACAATACATTCTTTGTTATTCACCAATTGGGTCAATGGGCGATGTGTTTACTGATTCCCGTACACGCAAGGCCCGGAGTTGCATGGCCTTATTTGGCGGCCATCGGGTCAATATACCTGGTGGAATTTGTTTCCAAAGTCTCTCTTAGCCATTCAGCTAATGTTATATCAAAGATTACTAACTATGAACAAGGCACAAAGCTAGTCCGTGTTTTATTACCCCGGGTGGTGATGCCAGAACGATTCGCAGTAGGTTCACATTTGAGGATCTCCTCTTACAGGAAACTGCATCCGTTATATTGGTTCTTGCCTAGTCATCCTTTTACCGTAGCATCCTTGCCAGATGATGGGCATGTAGAATTAATAGTGAGAGAACACAATAATTTTACGTTCCAATTGGGCTCATTTTATACAGTTGTGAATCATTATGAAGGCATTTCTTCCGAAAAGCTAGCGAAGGCAAAGAGAGTAGCGATTGTTGTAGGAGGGGCCGGTATTTCTTTAGGGCTACCAATATTCAGGtatttgaaacaacagGGCGATATCGACTACATCAAATTTGTTTGGATGGTTAGAAACGAATCTGAAATGCATGTTATAGATGATAAGCAGGGTATTGATGTTTTTGTGACACAGGGGGCTCCTGATCTTGATAACGCCGCTGTGTATTCAACTTCAGACACTAGAGAGGATCATATTGAACATTTTGAGTTGGAATCATTGGATGATATCGATATGGAAGCTTCCAATCTAGATGAATCAGGCGCGCTGATTGGAAACAAGCCATTTTCAGCTACTGATAATGCCAAAATAAAATACGGCTGTCGAATTAATTGGTCAGTTGAATTGGCCTCCTTTGTCAATAGACCAACCTATCTGAATCATCTATTGATCGTATGTGGTCCGAAAGGTTTGGTTAATGATGGAGAAGCTTATGCGGAGGCAAATGCCGTTGATATATACAAAGAACTATATGTGCTCTAA